The Humulus lupulus chromosome 3, drHumLupu1.1, whole genome shotgun sequence genome window below encodes:
- the LOC133824778 gene encoding uncharacterized protein LOC133824778: MAKNDVVIQSQATSLRNLEIQLGQLANELRNRPQGPFPSDTESPRKDGKEHCKAFTLRSGKNMELTEENCKRNIEPTSIQSSVDKGDKAVNSKILNADPEAIAVAIPQQNDTEKPMTLEQMRNYVKFLKDILTKKRRLGEFETVALTEGCSAILKNKIPPKLKDSSSFTIPCSIGGRDVGRELCNLGASINLMPMSIFKKLGIGEARPTTVTLQLVDRSMAHQEGKNEDVLVQVDKFIFPTDFIFLDYEADKDVPIILGRPFLATGRTLIDVKKWELTMRVNDQQVTFNVFNVMKFPNEIEECSRLSVIESIVAEKFHKEAFKDGVGVRSLEELEDLSEEEESQVTWVESKQPLAKFRRPFESLNLSEGNFKPPKPSIQEPPKLELKPLPSHLKYAYLRDNKTLPVIISAMLGAKKEQVLLVALKKYTRAKTI; the protein is encoded by the exons atggccaagaatgatgTTGTGATTCAGAGCCAAGCGACATCCTTGAGGAACCTAGAGATTCAATTGGGGCAGCTAGCTAATGAGCTAAGGAATAGACCACAAGGCCCTTTTCCTAGTGATACCGAAAGCCCAAGGAAGGATGGTAAGGAGCATTGCAAGGCGTTTACCTTGAGGAGTGGTAAAAATATGGAATTGACTGAGGAGAATTGTAAGAGAAACatcgagcccacttcaatccaaagtagtgtggacAAGGGAGACAAAGCTGTGAATTCAAAAATTTTAAATGCTGATCCTGAAGCAATTGCTGTAGCAATTCCTCAGCAAAATGATACAGAGAAGCCTatga ctttggagcaaatgcgcaactatgtgaagtttttgAAGGATATTTTAACTAAGAAGAGGAGGCTTGGTGAATTTGAAACAGTGGCGTTGACTGAAGGTTGTAGTGCTatattgaagaataaaattcctcctaaattgaAGGATTCGAGTAGCTTCACAATTCCTTGTTCTATTGGAGGCAGAGATGTTGGTAGAGAACTTTGTAACTTGGGGGCtagtatcaatttgatgcccatgtcaaTTTTCAAGAAGTTGGGGATTGGAGAAGCAAGACCAACCACAGTCACTTTGCAATTAGTCGATCGTTCTATGGCACACCAGGAAGGAAAAAATGAAGATGTACTTGTGCAAGTTGATAAATTCATTTTTCCAACTGATTTCATCTTTCTTGATTATGAAGCGGATAAAGATGTTCCTATTATCttgggtaggccatttctagctacCGGGAGGACGTTGATTGATGTAAAAAAATGGGAGCTTACTAtgagggtgaatgaccaacaagtGACTTTCAATGTGTTTAACGTTATGAAATTTCCGAATGAGATTGAGGAATGTTCTAGGCTAAGTGTAATTGAGTCTATTGTCGCTGAAAAATTCCACAAGGAAGCTTTTAAAGATGGAGTGGGGGTGAGGTCACTTGAAGAGCTTGAGGACTTAAGTGAAGAGGAAGAAAGCCAAGTTACATGGGTGGAGTCAAAGCAGCCCCTTGCTAAATTTAGGAGGCCTTTTGAGTCATTGAACTTGTCGGAAGGGAATTTTAAGCCTCCTAAGCCTTCTATTCAAGAGCCACCAAAATTAGAGTTGAAGCCTTTGCCTAGtcacttgaagtatgcttatttgaGAGATAATAAGACTTTGCCTGTGATTATTTCAGCCATGTTAGGAGCTAAAAAAGAGCAAGTGTTGTTGGTTGCTTTGAAGAAATATACAAGGGCAAAAACCATTTAA